The following coding sequences lie in one Pseudoxanthomonas sp. SE1 genomic window:
- the ubiE gene encoding bifunctional demethylmenaquinone methyltransferase/2-methoxy-6-polyprenyl-1,4-benzoquinol methylase UbiE, which yields MSESPYERGTTHFGFRDVAAKDKQKLVGEVFTSVAGNYDLMNDLMSLGIHRVWKRYFVGTCQVKRGDRVLDLAGGTGDIAALLKDRVGDTGQIVLGDINAGMLSVGRDRMTDRGLVQGLEYVQCNAEALPFPDASFDLVTIAFGLRNVTDKDAALREMHRVLKVGGQARVLEFSEVTVDWFKPVYDFHSFKVLPRLGKLFAQDADSYQYLAESIRKHPPQAELQGMMDAAGFARTSFRNLSAGIVAIHTGYKV from the coding sequence ATGAGCGAATCCCCTTACGAGCGCGGCACCACCCATTTCGGCTTCCGCGATGTCGCCGCCAAGGACAAGCAGAAGCTGGTGGGCGAGGTCTTCACGTCGGTCGCCGGCAACTACGACCTGATGAACGACCTGATGAGCCTCGGCATCCATCGGGTGTGGAAGCGCTACTTCGTGGGCACCTGCCAGGTGAAGCGCGGCGACCGCGTGCTGGACCTCGCGGGCGGCACGGGCGACATCGCCGCCCTGCTGAAGGACCGCGTGGGCGACACCGGGCAGATCGTGCTGGGCGACATCAATGCCGGCATGTTGTCGGTGGGTCGTGACCGCATGACCGACCGCGGCCTGGTGCAGGGTCTGGAGTACGTGCAGTGCAATGCCGAGGCATTGCCATTCCCCGACGCCAGCTTCGACCTGGTCACCATTGCCTTCGGCCTGCGCAACGTCACCGACAAGGACGCCGCGCTGCGCGAGATGCATCGCGTGCTGAAGGTGGGCGGGCAGGCGCGGGTGCTGGAGTTTTCCGAAGTCACCGTGGACTGGTTCAAGCCGGTCTACGACTTCCATTCGTTCAAGGTGTTGCCGAGGCTGGGCAAGCTGTTCGCGCAGGACGCGGACAGCTACCAGTACCTGGCAGAGAGTATCCGCAAGCACCCGCCGCAGGCCGAGCTGCAGGGTATGATGGATGCCGCCGGCTTCGCCCGCACCAGCTTCCGCAACCTGTCCGCCGGCATCGTGGCCATCCACACCGGCTACAAGGTCTGA
- a CDS encoding M1 family metallopeptidase, translating to MRSLALLLSCAAVLAAGCSKEPESTPVAAPKKPAVAQVADHDEHSYAEPQKVAIADLALDIAVDFDTRTIGGTATYTLDWKDKAATQLVLDTRDLTIAKVEGEANNAWAPLQYALAAKDPVLGSKLTIETPARNAKVRVTYTSSPEASGLQWLTPEMTEGKQLPFMFSQSQQIHARSWVPLQDTPQVRYTYSAHVTSRPDVMVLMSADNDPAAARDGDYTFTMPQKIPSYLMAIAAGDLVFKPISARSGVWAEPAMVDKATKEFEDTEKMIATTEQLYGPYRWDRYDMLVLPPSFPYGGMENPRLSFITPTVIVGDKTLVSLIAHELAHSWSGNLVTFSSAKHGWLNEGFTSYVENRIVESLYGKEQASMEYAIARNSLKKDIGTMPEATQSLAVKPGTKLDADDALSAVSYDKGAWFLQMLEERFGRQEFDAFLRGYFDHFAFQSITTEQFLDYAKKNLFDKHPNLVTDAEIQAWVYGPGIPAGAPQVQSRGFSNTDTARIAWQGSGQLPNAQLTSAWVTQQWVHFLEGMGQTLTVEQLKQLDDAYHFTGTANGEIAMRWYPLTIRSGYVDARPEIAKFIERVGRRKLIMPIYEELVKTPEGLALAKESFARARPGYHPITTGSVEALLAKAPASP from the coding sequence ATGCGTTCACTGGCTTTGCTGTTGTCCTGCGCCGCCGTGCTGGCGGCCGGGTGTTCCAAGGAACCCGAGTCCACTCCCGTGGCCGCGCCCAAGAAACCTGCCGTCGCCCAGGTCGCCGACCACGACGAGCATTCCTACGCCGAACCGCAGAAGGTCGCCATCGCCGACCTGGCGCTGGACATCGCCGTCGATTTCGACACCAGGACGATCGGCGGCACCGCCACCTACACCCTGGACTGGAAGGACAAGGCCGCCACCCAACTGGTGCTGGACACGCGCGACCTGACCATCGCCAAGGTCGAGGGTGAAGCGAACAACGCCTGGGCCCCGCTGCAATACGCGCTGGCCGCCAAGGACCCGGTGCTGGGCAGCAAGCTGACCATCGAGACGCCGGCGCGCAACGCGAAGGTCAGGGTCACCTACACCAGCTCGCCGGAGGCCTCGGGCCTGCAGTGGCTGACGCCCGAGATGACCGAAGGCAAGCAGCTGCCCTTCATGTTCAGCCAGTCGCAGCAGATTCACGCGCGCAGCTGGGTGCCGCTGCAGGACACGCCGCAGGTGCGCTACACCTACAGCGCGCACGTGACCTCGCGTCCGGACGTGATGGTGCTGATGAGCGCCGACAACGATCCGGCCGCTGCGCGCGACGGCGACTACACCTTCACGATGCCGCAGAAGATCCCGTCGTACCTGATGGCGATCGCCGCGGGCGACCTGGTGTTCAAGCCGATTTCCGCGCGCAGCGGCGTATGGGCCGAGCCGGCGATGGTCGACAAGGCCACCAAGGAGTTCGAAGACACCGAGAAGATGATCGCCACCACCGAGCAGTTGTACGGCCCCTACCGCTGGGACCGCTACGACATGCTGGTGCTGCCGCCATCGTTCCCGTACGGCGGCATGGAGAACCCGCGCCTGAGCTTCATCACGCCCACTGTGATCGTCGGCGACAAGACGCTGGTCTCGCTGATCGCGCACGAACTGGCGCACAGCTGGTCGGGCAACCTGGTGACCTTCTCCAGCGCCAAGCATGGCTGGCTCAACGAGGGCTTCACCAGCTACGTGGAGAACCGCATCGTCGAATCCCTGTATGGCAAGGAACAGGCCAGCATGGAATACGCGATCGCGCGCAACAGCCTGAAGAAGGACATCGGCACCATGCCGGAGGCCACCCAGTCGCTGGCGGTGAAGCCCGGCACCAAGCTGGACGCCGACGATGCACTCAGCGCGGTGTCCTACGACAAGGGCGCGTGGTTCCTGCAGATGCTGGAGGAGCGTTTCGGTCGACAGGAATTCGATGCCTTCCTGCGTGGTTACTTCGACCACTTCGCCTTCCAGAGCATCACCACCGAGCAGTTCCTCGACTACGCGAAGAAGAATCTGTTCGACAAGCATCCCAACCTGGTCACCGATGCCGAGATCCAGGCGTGGGTGTACGGCCCGGGTATCCCGGCCGGCGCGCCGCAGGTGCAGTCGCGTGGTTTCTCCAACACGGACACGGCGCGGATCGCGTGGCAGGGCAGCGGCCAGTTGCCGAATGCGCAGCTGACCAGCGCGTGGGTGACCCAGCAATGGGTGCACTTCCTCGAAGGCATGGGCCAGACGCTGACGGTCGAGCAGCTCAAGCAGCTGGACGACGCCTATCACTTCACCGGCACCGCCAACGGCGAGATCGCCATGCGCTGGTATCCGCTGACGATCCGTAGCGGCTACGTGGATGCGCGTCCGGAGATCGCGAAGTTCATCGAGCGGGTCGGCCGCCGCAAACTGATCATGCCGATCTACGAGGAACTGGTGAAAACACCGGAAGGACTCGCGCTGGCGAAGGAAAGCTTCGCGCGCGCCAGGCCGGGCTACCACCCGATCACGACCGGGTCGGTCGAGGCACTGCTGGCGAAGGCGCCGGCAAGTCCGTAA
- a CDS encoding alpha/beta hydrolase: MTRAWTAALVVAVLVCALVAWAVRDPMAPLRVAMALQGAWVGLSEKRVVIDDHRWAYDEREGKDPAAPTVVMVHGFTGSKENWYPLAARLGGRYRLVIPDLPGWGESQRLSGADYGFSAQAVRLAAFLAHVRRDGSPIVLLGHSMGGGIVAITSAGHPELVARVGLIDAAGVRFADNRFGIEVLAGQNPFAVHDAASLQRYLDTVFHDRGVQPSIPWPASRALIDWRIAQAPFEQQVLDRIGRSDERFLPGEMAARIRQPALLLWCRQDRVIDPSAMALYAARIPQAMQVSLDGCGHMSIMEKPDEVAAAVALLIQRGAPR, encoded by the coding sequence ATGACCCGCGCATGGACGGCCGCCCTGGTGGTGGCCGTTCTTGTTTGTGCGCTGGTGGCGTGGGCAGTGCGCGATCCGATGGCACCGTTGCGCGTCGCCATGGCGTTGCAGGGAGCGTGGGTCGGGCTGTCCGAAAAGCGTGTCGTCATCGATGACCATCGTTGGGCCTACGACGAGCGCGAAGGGAAGGACCCTGCGGCTCCCACCGTGGTCATGGTGCACGGGTTCACCGGAAGCAAGGAGAACTGGTATCCGCTCGCGGCACGGCTGGGTGGCCGGTATCGGCTTGTCATCCCCGACCTGCCGGGCTGGGGCGAGAGCCAGCGTCTTTCCGGGGCCGACTACGGATTCTCGGCGCAGGCCGTGAGACTGGCGGCGTTCCTGGCGCACGTGCGACGCGACGGCAGCCCCATCGTGCTGCTCGGCCATTCGATGGGCGGCGGCATCGTGGCGATCACGTCGGCCGGGCATCCTGAACTCGTCGCACGCGTGGGCCTCATCGATGCGGCGGGCGTTCGGTTCGCCGACAACCGCTTCGGCATCGAAGTGCTGGCCGGACAGAATCCGTTCGCGGTCCACGACGCTGCGTCGCTGCAGCGCTACCTCGATACCGTCTTCCATGATCGCGGCGTGCAGCCGTCCATCCCGTGGCCGGCGTCGCGGGCGCTGATCGACTGGCGCATCGCACAGGCGCCGTTCGAACAGCAGGTGCTGGACCGCATCGGCCGCAGCGACGAACGCTTCCTGCCGGGCGAGATGGCTGCGCGGATCCGCCAGCCAGCCCTGCTGCTGTGGTGCCGGCAGGACCGCGTGATCGATCCCAGCGCGATGGCGCTCTACGCGGCCAGGATCCCGCAGGCCATGCAGGTTTCACTCGATGGTTGCGGCCATATGTCCATCATGGAAAAACCCGACGAGGTGGCGGCCGCAGTCGCCCTGTTGATCCAGCGAGGCGCACCCCGATGA
- a CDS encoding metallophosphoesterase, which yields MKLLPRRLLQAFVVCTGLLIGGSLMLVAAAKVESTPHGVHQRLLVPLPGSGAIALPIYSGTGDAVRIPGFLDGPVVSHVPDGEWTARWFCEDRVHQMTGRGELLEVHCGGTRHAFMLADAPEPAPVGPMPAKLVVISDLEGNRRFLDAALARLGVADADGNWGYGDGHLVVLGDSVDRGRDVFAVLWRLYALSQQAHAAGGAVHVVLGNHEQYVLRSNYSRAHPEHRYAMIKMGGYAEALASGTVIGDWLRAQPVALQLGRVVFVHGGISPRVVDADLTIPVLNAASRDYLTA from the coding sequence ATGAAGCTGTTGCCAAGACGCCTGCTGCAGGCGTTCGTCGTGTGTACGGGGCTGCTGATCGGCGGCAGCTTGATGCTGGTGGCTGCAGCGAAAGTGGAATCGACGCCCCATGGCGTTCATCAGCGCCTGCTGGTTCCACTGCCAGGCAGCGGCGCCATCGCGCTGCCGATCTATTCCGGCACGGGAGACGCGGTACGCATTCCCGGCTTCCTGGATGGTCCCGTCGTCAGCCATGTGCCGGACGGGGAGTGGACGGCTCGCTGGTTCTGCGAAGACCGGGTACACCAGATGACTGGGCGCGGGGAACTGCTGGAAGTGCACTGCGGCGGCACACGGCACGCGTTCATGCTGGCTGATGCGCCAGAGCCAGCGCCTGTGGGACCCATGCCCGCGAAGCTGGTGGTGATCAGCGACCTGGAAGGCAATCGTCGCTTTCTCGACGCAGCACTGGCGCGTCTGGGGGTTGCCGATGCGGACGGTAACTGGGGCTACGGCGACGGACATCTGGTCGTACTGGGCGATTCCGTCGACCGCGGTCGTGATGTGTTCGCCGTGTTGTGGCGCCTGTATGCGCTGTCGCAGCAGGCGCATGCGGCGGGAGGGGCGGTGCACGTGGTGCTGGGGAACCATGAGCAGTACGTATTGCGCAGCAACTATTCGCGTGCGCACCCGGAGCATCGCTACGCGATGATAAAGATGGGCGGCTATGCCGAGGCCCTCGCCAGCGGCACGGTCATCGGCGACTGGTTGCGCGCGCAACCGGTTGCGTTGCAGTTGGGACGCGTCGTGTTCGTGCACGGCGGCATAAGTCCGCGCGTCGTGGATGCGGACCTGACGATACCGGTGTTGAATGCAGCCAGCCGCGATTACCTGACAGCTTGA
- a CDS encoding sensor domain-containing diguanylate cyclase gives MSALALFRRLSLQALLVAAVAFLASGLGILTRPEKQLAAFWLTNALLLGLFARRPALASPAGWAAAALGYVAADLLTGTSLPTTLRLTAANLAGVLAGYLLFRHIREEDRRLQHPLSMLGVLAVSATAAVGASVVGSLTSHAMMRMGFLTASGFWFSAELVSYVTILPVVLLAPAPGEVLRDLRDGLHRARQRPLLLMPLVALALTILLGVAIGGPGAIAFPVPALLWCALAYRLFTTAVITALLCMWTLVAIATGLIDLHLQETSVQPVISLRMGMALLAVAPLTVASVNAMRNRLLATLNHTADHDALTNALNRRAFLRRGGDLMAQSHRRSEPVVAMMLDIDHFKSVNDRHGHAAGDAVLATFAQRMRTHLREDGLFGRLGGEEFAVLLPSVDAVSAIAVAERLRALAGEPMPLDDGRILDITVSVGVSAPSTPEGADTLERLLNQADVALYRAKAMGRNRVVANTQ, from the coding sequence GTGTCCGCCCTTGCCCTGTTCCGTCGGTTGTCGCTCCAGGCGCTGCTGGTCGCCGCGGTGGCCTTCCTCGCCAGCGGCCTCGGCATCCTGACCCGTCCCGAAAAGCAGCTGGCCGCGTTCTGGCTGACCAATGCATTGCTGTTGGGGCTGTTCGCGCGTCGTCCGGCCCTGGCGTCACCCGCCGGCTGGGCGGCCGCTGCGCTGGGCTATGTGGCGGCGGACCTGCTCACCGGTACGTCACTGCCCACCACCTTGCGCCTGACGGCGGCAAACCTGGCGGGCGTACTGGCCGGCTATCTCCTGTTCCGCCACATCCGCGAGGAAGACCGCCGCCTGCAGCATCCACTGTCCATGCTGGGGGTGCTGGCGGTATCGGCAACCGCAGCGGTGGGCGCGAGCGTGGTGGGCAGCCTGACCTCGCACGCGATGATGCGGATGGGCTTCCTGACGGCCAGCGGCTTCTGGTTTTCCGCCGAACTGGTCAGTTACGTGACCATCCTGCCGGTGGTCCTGCTGGCACCCGCACCCGGGGAAGTGCTTCGCGACCTGCGCGACGGACTGCATCGCGCACGCCAACGGCCCCTGCTGCTGATGCCACTGGTCGCGCTGGCGCTGACGATCCTGCTGGGCGTGGCCATCGGAGGGCCGGGCGCCATCGCCTTCCCGGTGCCGGCATTGCTGTGGTGCGCGTTGGCGTATCGCCTGTTCACCACGGCGGTGATCACGGCATTGCTGTGCATGTGGACACTGGTCGCGATCGCGACGGGCCTGATCGATCTGCACTTGCAGGAGACCAGCGTGCAGCCGGTCATTTCGCTGCGCATGGGCATGGCGTTGCTGGCGGTGGCGCCCCTCACGGTCGCCAGCGTCAATGCGATGCGCAACCGCCTGCTCGCCACCCTCAACCATACGGCCGACCACGATGCGCTGACCAACGCATTGAACCGCCGCGCCTTCCTGCGCCGCGGCGGCGACCTGATGGCGCAGTCCCATCGCCGCAGCGAACCTGTTGTCGCGATGATGCTGGACATCGACCACTTCAAGTCGGTCAACGACCGCCATGGGCACGCCGCGGGCGACGCCGTCCTGGCCACCTTCGCGCAACGGATGCGAACGCACCTGCGCGAAGACGGCCTGTTCGGCCGGCTGGGCGGCGAGGAGTTTGCGGTGCTGCTGCCGAGCGTCGACGCCGTGTCGGCCATCGCCGTGGCCGAGCGCCTGCGCGCGCTCGCGGGCGAACCCATGCCGCTGGACGATGGGCGCATCCTCGACATCACGGTAAGCGTCGGCGTGTCCGCGCCATCCACTCCGGAGGGCGCCGATACGCTGGAACGGCTGCTCAACCAGGCCGACGTGGCGCTCTACCGCGCCAAGGCGATGGGGCGGAACCGGGTGGTGGCCAATACGCAGTGA